The sequence below is a genomic window from Corythoichthys intestinalis isolate RoL2023-P3 chromosome 17, ASM3026506v1, whole genome shotgun sequence.
aaataaaatcagagaAAGATTGAGAGGTGTTGAAGAACATTCTTGCCAGCAtattggctttgtgttcatctaaaaaggctcaagtttcacaccaagtaaatataaatattaaattattatataattaaatatacagtacagacAATAATTTcggaacattttttgtttgtggtgtgcctcaaattttttttccgatgtaaaaacgtgctgtgactcagaaaaggttgaaaaacactgacgtACTGTATATTGGTTGGGGTCGCCAGGGTAAGCAGAAGGGAAGCGCTAGCTCACATGACGGGACATTTTATAAACTATAACAAAGCGGCACCGACTCCACGCAGCAAATCTTCCATTTTTAACCACAtgtcaaaatgttattttggaaaaaattgtttgcacactgcactgttctgtcattgtttcagcTGTGAACACATCAGCAACAACTtcagaaaatatatttaaaatttatCTGGGGCACATAGGAAGAGCAAACTTGCAATGGCTTTGCCAGGAAAAATACTATATCACTTTAAAGCAGCGGTGGTCACCAAGTCGATCGCGATCAACCAGTCGATTGCAACACTAGTGTGGGTAGATCACCGCACCTCCCCCTCCCTCTCCCTCTCCAAAAAAAGGCTTAATTGTTTTGTTGTGCAATATTTCTGCTGAGCTTTGTAGgcgctatacaaataaagtttcattgtattgaataaaaaaaaaaaaaaaaagatcggcTTGGATCTACCATCCATCGCATCACACTCGATACCCAGGGCAGCCAGTcaaatgcagtgttgttaataacggcgttacaatataacggcgttactaacggcgttatttttttcagtaatgagtaatctaattaattacttttctcatcttggcaacgccggtaccgttactgaggcgggaaaggcgtgcgttactatgcgttactaagttggttgaataaaaaaaagtctgagagaaacagactcacggggacgagagcagagcaggagtggggaagacgccgttccaaccgcgatgctaggtggctccaataatacctgactgcagccatagccgacaaactacgaccacatgacatggtagatatattatagaactagatgcaaatgacagacactgctgcactgccaacatgttttaaggacaacatgcgtttgtaaacagccgccatcttaaagcagtagacctctcaggaaggccctgatgtagagatccttcctagcgaacctaagtaattttttaaaatctaaaatgctcctaaatcggcaaaatcttaacttaaatctatctttaaatgatgaaacagttttaaaacttacacatgtttaaagtagacagaaggcaactaatgcaataacgggagaaattttaacaactttaacgattgattcacaactttaaatgacttccacacatagcaaaggttactagctagttatcgcaatacccttgtgtctagttaagtggagggtaaagaattgggctagggccaattgtcccccaaacactttaagcttcacattgtgtgacctgtgttttttttttttttttttttttttttttttgaggaaaaaaaaaatatcactagttactttgccaagtaactaattactcttacattcaggtaactgagttactaacgcaattactttttgggagaagtaatttgtaactgtaattaattacttttttaaagtaaaattaacaacactgcatggcactaaatgcgttagtagacagccgccatcttaaagcagtagactttttaggacggctctgttgtagagaaccttcctagcgaacctaagtaactttttatctaaaatacttctaaatcggcaaaatcttgacttgaatctatctttaaatgatgaaacagttttaaaactttcatatgtcgaaagtcgaGAGAAGGGaagaaatgcaataatgggagcaattttaacaacttttaacagttgatccagggtaaagggtaaattagggtaaagaattgggctcgggccaattgtaccaaaaaccttcacaaaaaacttcacatagtgtggccaatgtttttttttttttttttttgaggggaaaaaaaaaaagtaattatcaccaattactttgccaagtaactaattactcttacattcaggtaattgagttactaacgcaattagtttttgggagaagtaatttgtaactataatgaattactttttttcagtaagattaacaacactggtcaaatGACATCCTAATTTTGCTCAAACAACAGCTCAAAGTGCAGCAAAACTAAAAAGCACCTCAGCACCGAACCTCACAACATACATCGCTGCTGAGCTTTTCAGGCCCTTCTCCACCCCCCAAAAAGATAGATTGTGGGAGGTCATCTCCTTGAAAAGTAGATcttgaagccaaaaatgttgagcagcttttgagtaacttttttgcacaaaaaacaattttgaatgacaaATAGTCAGGATAATCTGTTGGCtttgtaaatgaatattggcgCCATTGATCCAACAATAGGAAAATGTGGTCCTCGATGAGGAGAATGACACACACATCgagacaaatgtttactattttAGATTTTATTGAGGATACATTTTAAGGGCACGCATCACTCGACATCTAGAGTGTGAAATGCATCAAACGAGTTCGAGATGGAAAAGCCGCTTCTACCGTCGGAACGACATTGACGAGCGAGTTCCGCCGAGGGTTCGGATGAGAAAAGAGGAGAGGGCGTGAGTGCAGAAGAACTAGAGGGATGTTGCTCATGGGCGCGTTAGCGGGGGTTACCGGAGCGACGCCCGAAGGATGGCGCGTCCTAGTGGGGGAGCTCGTGTGCCACCAGTTTGTAGTGAGAGCCACACGAAGGACAACGCTGAGCTTCGCCCTGGTGGAGCCAGAACCAAACCACGGCTGTGTTGTCTTCCTCACCTGCCAAAAGACACGTACCTAAGTCAAGGGTACCCGGAAGTGGCGAACCAGTGTGACTTACACACGCATCCCACAATCCTCTTATTGGTGATGGAGGGCACCAGGTGAGGGTCGGCTTTGGAGCCGGCGTACTCTTTGGGCTTCATCATGCTGTATGGGTCCTAAAAGACACGTCACCCGCTTACTAGGGATGAAACTGCGAGCGAGCGAGCGTGCGACAGCGTTCTTACGGTGCCCTCCTTCATGGCCTTCATGATGATCTTCTCCAGGCCTGTGGCTTGCTCCTCGTCCGTGGGAATTCCTGCCGCGCGCACAGAGGAACGAGCGCACTCTGTCAGAAACAACGACTCTGCCGACACTTTGAAAACCAGCTAATCCGTTCCAATTTGTTGTTAAAGCGATCAACGTCTCGAAAATCCCACCCAATATGACCTCCAACTCGGGGATCCAGACTAACATACTTCATTaggagcacagtggcccctAACTAAAAATGTTAGGGGCGCACACTGTAAAACGAAATGCTCGATGACAAGTTTTCCTCTAACTATCACCGTTTATCCGATAAATACTTTGAgaacaaatgcataaaactaaaaactTATGCTTAGACATTTGGTTAACATTTTGCTCACTGGTAATTTGACATTTTATTCTCGTAGTAATACTAGTTTGACTTTTCTCTCATACTATCACGAGAATAAAAATCATATTACGTAGGAGTAATGCATCCCAAtgagcagctacgtactttacggAGCACGTTGCcgcctctgttaaaatcaacaatattgaaggCATCTTGTGTtgtagaatcggttttacaaatgaAGTAATCCTTAATATTTGGgttctacatcaaattagtaTCCATAGAATGATTTATAATCTAATGCTTCAACGTAGCTCCCAGTTTACATGTAAATAAAGTGCTTAGCAGCTTACCCCCAAGTAATattacgatttttttttcatatatttttttcctcatagcaaaagtacgactttaatcttgtctttttatttattcatttactatagggaatgggacgtactatgtcactgtttggacgcgcctccatgctggcaatatgatttacttccggttcggcagagtcaatgcggattgtaacgtgtggtagtgctaagctaactctttcggtgttttagaaagaaaatatgggtgcttattgttgcattaccgggtgcaacagcatctcctacgacaaaaaaaggggttaggaaaaatggactcacttttcaccgttttcctgcatggaggaccaaatatcagatcacgaaggtacgacggatggctggattgcagcggttcgtcggaaaagcatttcttatgatcatatttctgctggaatgagagtgtgttcctgtcatctctactcttgtaagttgaacgatttatccacttttggtttcaatacgtttttctttttttacaccgttgtgtaaatctgcctcggtagcaatgctcgcctactacgactcacctacctgttgtattcctaggtaaacctgctgacaacacatcccgatttgtcaccatctctcttcttggatcatttgacaaagaaaatttgttcaatggagtggttccatttgtcctgtgtcggactcaaacaagcccctgctgcagacgccatctgggtctgcccttctcgtcgatgaactgcgggcttttaacttgtgaaaatgcaagaactgtaatgcacatatttattctgcctggctatttaactatggccagtgacgtattattattattattttttaaaccactttgacaaagacacgtttcattgtaatgttgaatttatatattctattattatttttaaattataatattcttatttgcacttatggagactttagactgtcaattcaaatagtgttggaaaagttgcaatacctaaaatagaaatgcaagaactgtaaagtacatatttttacacctttatttacctaaggccactggatgttttttaactgctttgaaaaaaatacaggttttgttgtgatcttgtatttgtgtattacttataattatataatatttgctgccaccgtcagagggtgggccttgtttgcactaatttaaagattttaaactgtcaattaaaatatcgtattggagaaattgcattacttgaaataaatctattgcaacttatcagtcccagttcttgtctacaacactgtccaaaaattgtcaatgcatattccaaatagaataacaaaatagagtcacctgactttgtaattattacacctgtttattatgaagacctgaagtaaacaacaagcagttacagtttgtcaagaagttgttcaagtcatgttttggtattcatattttattgacttttcacaacaacacttaggatcgtgtttgtaagagcagagcaaactgaagtttcagcgtgcactcttcgcctttccaacctctcataacgctccgatgtggtgcgcctgacctcagaataacccaagaagagatatggtgaccaatcgggatgtgttgtcagcatttcatatgcaggttttcctagtaacacaacaggtaggggaggaggagtaggttagcattgctaccgaggcagatttacacaacagtaaaaaaaaaaaacacacaaaaaaaaccgtattgaaaccaaaacggataaatcgttcaacttacaagagtagagatgaggggaatactctcattccagcagaaatatgatcataagaaatgcttttccgacgaaccgctgcaatccagccatcagtCGTGCCTTcgcgatctgatatttggtcctccatgcaggaaaacggtgaaaagtgagtccagttttcctcgccctttttttagtcgtaggagaagctgttgcacccggtaacacaacaatacacacccataatttctttctaaaacaccgaaagagttagcttagcacgaccacacgttacaatccgcattgagtctgccgacccggaagtgaatcatattgccagcatggaggcgcgtccaaacaatgacgtagtacgtcccattccctattattggtttttattttggcccttATAGTCTGTCGTACTGGTCGAGCATGTGCATGTAGATGAAAAATAGTACTCGTACTGGCTTTTAGTCGCAAAATGCGACCGTTTGGTCGCAGGCTGGCGCCCTGTAAGTGTGACCTTACTAGACACTACGAAATTTTCCTGTACAAACGCAGGTTTCAATCAAATATAATCATCATTTCCTGAAGGTTTAATGAAAAACATCCGCCAATGGAATATAATTGCTTTTAGTTAGCTTAATCCCAACACGCCCccccccaataaaaaaaaatcttacgtgAAGACGGGCGTGTAATGAAAGTGGTAAAGTATTGTTTTTGTCATGCAAAGACTTGACGGCTTCGGCCGCGTCCTTGTAGGCGGGCGGCCGTCCGTCAAGTCCCCGTTCTTTTGTCATTCGCGTCTCGGCACTCACCTCCAGCCGCCATGCCGCGGCTGAGCGGTACCACCGGCGGGACTGGGACTCGAAGGGGACCGAGGTGAGGGCCCCCCAGCACCCGGGAGGGCAAGGAGGACGCTCTGACAGCCGAACGCGCTAGTAACCTTGCAGCAGCCATTTTGATTATACTCTGAACGCTCGCCGCACCCGTAGAAGAAGAGCAACCCACGAAGAAGAaggacacacgaagaagagcgtcCTAACGGATTCGAAAGTAATTttatgtttaaataaaaaaaataaataagtaaagtcACATGGTGAAAACCCATTTCAGCTGGACTGACGAcgaatgtgcgtttttttttcattgttttacattTGACGAGCGAACCCGGGTGGGCGTCGGTCGCCGAACCGGAAGTGCGACAAGATGAAATGAAACAAGTTCACGTGAATTCGGCGGTGCGTGTTTATTCTGACTATGGTGACGATATACTATGTTCCGATCGCTAACGCTCGTCGTTCTATAACGAGGCGAAGGAAAATGGAATTTGTCGACTCCGGAAAATAGACATTGGTTGACTACGGACCAGTAGGCGGCGCTCCATTCGACACGAGGCGGAAGTCCGAGAAGAAGAGGACGAACAGTTTCCTTCCGTCGGCTCCGGTAGCAAAATGGCGAACAGGACGGTGAAAGACGCTAATAGCATCCACGGGACCAACCCGCAGTACCTGGTGGAGAAGATTATCCGCACGCGCATCTACGAGTGCAAGTACTGGAAGGAGGAGTGCTTCGGGCTGACGGCCGAGCTGGTGGTGGACAAGGCCATGGAGCTCAAGTACGTGGGCGGCGTGTTCGGGGGCAACATCAAGCCAACGCCGTTCCTCTGCCTGGTGCTCAAACTGCTGCAGATCCAGCCCGAGAAGGACATCATCGTGGAGTTCATCAAGAACGAGGACTTCAAGTACGTGCGCCTGCTCGGCGCCATGTACATGCGCCTGACAGGCACGGCCGTGGACTGTTACAAGTACCTGGAGCCGCTCTACAACGACTACCGCAAGATCAAAAGCCAGAACCGCGACGGCGAATTCCAGATCGTGCACGTCGACGAGTTCGTCCACGAGCTGCTCCACTCAGAGCGCGTCTGCGACATCATCCTGCCGCGGCTGCAGAAACGCCAGGTGCTGGAGGAGGCCGAGATGCTGGAGCCGCGCATCAGCGCTCTGGAGGAGGACCTGGACGAAGTGGAAAGCAGCGACGATGAGGACGACGATGAAGACGACGAGGACGAGCGCGACCCGGACGACAGACTCCCAGAGCCGCACCGGCGCGGGACCTACCGCCGCTCCTCGCCGCCGCCAGCCTCTTCGCCGCCGCCCAGCCGCCACCGGCGCAGCCGTTCGCCCCGCAGGAGGAGCAGCCGCTCCCCCAAGGCCAGGCGGAGCCCCCTCGAGTCCCGCCGGGAGAGAGAGCGGGAGCGGCGCCGTGGCAGCAAGAGCCCCAGGCGCCACCGGGAGCGCCGGCACCGCTCCAAGTCGCCGCCCGCCGCTCATCACCGCAGCAGCGGCGGCCACCGCCACCGCAGCCACTCCAAGAGCCCCGACAAGAGCTCCAAGAAGAGTCGCAAGAAGAGTCGCAGGAGCAACCAGTGACTCCTGTCTCGTTTTTCTTATCCTTGATTAAATATCTGACGATCGACTCTTTAGCTTTTGTTGGCCCTCACGTTCAAGCAAATTGTCCAAGTACTTTAGCGGTGAGATTTCTAAAACTGGAGggtataaaaaacaacttttttttttcctgagaaGACGAAATTAGGGAGGTCCAGATGccgattttttccccctgacttcgagatcattcaaatgcttgTGTTTTTACACTGATAAATGACAATTTCtatgttttttgtattaaagtGAGCCCTAGTAGAAATGCTGTTGGCAAATATTGCTGTTGCTGTCATTAATTTTAAAAGAGAAGTACCTCATTTTTGGAATATGATGCTACTTTTATCCTAGTTTTGAATCTTTTGgcttttatagtccagtgcggctcatttgttgatttatttgtattaATAGATAACCCTTTATTTGACTGCAACGTCATGACACTCATGGGTATgagttatgacagatgtcatc
It includes:
- the LOC130905608 gene encoding cytochrome c oxidase subunit 5B, mitochondrial, which gives rise to MAAARLLARSAVRASSLPSRVLGGPHLGPLRVPVPPVVPLSRGMAAGGIPTDEEQATGLEKIIMKAMKEGTDPYSMMKPKEYAGSKADPHLVPSITNKRIVGCVCEEDNTAVVWFWLHQGEAQRCPSCGSHYKLVAHELPH
- the prpf38a gene encoding pre-mRNA-splicing factor 38A, with amino-acid sequence MANRTVKDANSIHGTNPQYLVEKIIRTRIYECKYWKEECFGLTAELVVDKAMELKYVGGVFGGNIKPTPFLCLVLKLLQIQPEKDIIVEFIKNEDFKYVRLLGAMYMRLTGTAVDCYKYLEPLYNDYRKIKSQNRDGEFQIVHVDEFVHELLHSERVCDIILPRLQKRQVLEEAEMLEPRISALEEDLDEVESSDDEDDDEDDEDERDPDDRLPEPHRRGTYRRSSPPPASSPPPSRHRRSRSPRRRSSRSPKARRSPLESRRERERERRRGSKSPRRHRERRHRSKSPPAAHHRSSGGHRHRSHSKSPDKSSKKSRKKSRRSNQ